A window of Methanobacteriales archaeon HGW-Methanobacteriales-1 contains these coding sequences:
- a CDS encoding DUF389 domain-containing protein gives MFESIGTLLHGDPVDKAELNRLRDLILFEEPDLKKKLVRFFCLLILSAGIATYGLLGDSLAVIIGAMIVAPLMLPIMGLSFSISIGDKFSIKNSVLISLAGILTAILVGFFLALPLHNLIQPETIDQVMVRTSPRLLDLLAALVTGIAGAFAMSRQDVSDTLPGVAIAISLVPPLANVGILLATSSYALALGSLLLFMTNYFAILLTGAALFGLMGFSKIAVLDQSLSAKRKGIAITIVLLVLITVPLGYNGYNILINNGITETVNDAAITWLGDSGYDVVSVDAETKDNTVILRLIGNGKLPPQEKLQELVSGKLYGRTLKVEVVYSSTYILNNG, from the coding sequence ATGTTCGAATCTATTGGTACTCTTTTACATGGCGATCCTGTTGATAAAGCAGAATTAAATCGGCTACGGGATCTTATATTATTTGAAGAACCAGATCTTAAAAAAAAACTGGTGAGATTTTTCTGTCTGTTGATCCTCTCTGCAGGCATTGCTACCTATGGACTACTCGGGGATTCTTTGGCTGTTATTATCGGGGCAATGATCGTCGCGCCACTAATGTTGCCAATTATGGGACTTTCTTTCAGTATAAGCATTGGTGATAAATTCTCTATTAAGAATTCAGTGCTGATTAGTCTGGCAGGAATTCTTACCGCTATTTTAGTCGGGTTTTTTTTGGCATTACCTCTGCATAACTTAATCCAACCTGAAACCATTGATCAGGTCATGGTTCGTACTTCGCCACGTCTTTTAGACCTTCTTGCAGCATTGGTTACAGGTATTGCCGGGGCTTTTGCCATGTCACGCCAGGATGTTTCTGATACCCTTCCCGGGGTAGCTATCGCCATATCCCTGGTTCCTCCACTAGCCAATGTAGGAATTTTATTAGCAACATCCAGTTATGCCCTGGCCCTGGGAAGTCTTCTGCTTTTTATGACGAATTATTTTGCCATACTGTTGACTGGAGCTGCACTTTTCGGACTGATGGGTTTTTCTAAGATAGCTGTTCTAGATCAGTCACTAAGTGCTAAGCGGAAGGGTATTGCGATTACTATAGTCCTTCTGGTTTTAATTACGGTTCCTCTGGGTTATAACGGTTACAATATCCTCATAAATAACGGTATAACTGAAACTGTTAATGATGCAGCAATTACCTGGTTGGGTGACAGCGGATACGATGTGGTCTCGGTTGATGCTGAAACTAAGGATAATACTGTGATTTTGAGACTTATTGGAAATGGAAAACTACCCCCTCAGGAAAAAC